The sequence AGCCCTCTTTCTAGTGATAGGTGGATCATCCTACACCCAAATTAGCAATTATAATAGTAGTTAGCCCattacataaacaatatcataataATAAGAACATTTTAACAAAATCTGATAATCATATATCTATAAACATTAATGAAAAGCATTTGAATCACATATGCTCATCTCAAAACATCTATCTAATGTAAATTCATTCTCACATGCATATTTACTCACACATTAGCATAAAAGTTAAAAGTGTTTGAAATGTCATTAAACGGgttgtaacataaaatatctactTTATAACATTCAAGCAATAAAAATTTTAGTTGAAAACTTACCTCAAACCTTGAAACCAATCTTCTCCATAAACATGGTCAAAATACAAGCTGAGAAATTGAATACGTGCTTAAATTAGATCAAATCTGATTTCCAAATCAAATTAGATTAGGATCGAGTGATCAAATTAGAaaccaatttttttgttttaaatgttgCAAATGTCTTGTCTCCATCTCAACAATCCATAACTTTTAGATTTATAAATAGATTGAAGTATAGCTGGAAGGATACTATTTTTGGCTCATCTCATTTTTAAACAACAAAATAATGGGTCTTGGCTACCCTAAGATCACACTTGTAGATGATGTTGAGCAATAATTTATCCCACTACTTGATAGAAGATACATTTTGCATCTTCATTTCATTCTTCTCATTGAAATAAATCAGTTCTTGAACCATCAATAGATTCTTTTTCATTTGATACATAGAAAGTAGAGTACACATTTTACTCATAGAGCCAAATTTGCATCCTCATTATTGTGATAGGGAGAATTTGCATTTGTAATTTGGTTATGACATTTGAGAACCAAAATTATTGGTATGGTAGCTATTGTATCTATTAGCTAGTTAAGAAGTAGCCTAGATAAGAAAAACATGGACTGGTACTGATTTTTAGGATTGATTGTGGACATTTGAGTTATTGTTTGAAGAAATTGTGATTGTCAatggaaatatttaaattattatttgaatttAATATATCCTTTAGTTTACATAATAGTATAACTAGTTAGTTCCTATGGCATTTATTATTGCATTGGCTAACCATGCACTTGACTAGGATAGTTTTGATAGCTTCTATTGGTTGTTACTTTATTTTTGTAACGCGTGAGATTGTGGAAGCTGCATGTCTAGGTGGGGAGGCCATCTTATTGTATGTGAATTGTTGGAGAATTTTTTTGGGCATTTTAATTCTTGGAGACAATCATTGGACATGATTTTTTGTGCAATATTGTTATTGATCATCTCGTTTTTATGATAACTATGTTTGGGGATGTTTTGTTTCTTGTTGAAGATATCAATGTTCATGGGAAGACATTCCTTGGATTACACCTCAAGATATGGTATGCAAGCACCTTGCTTGGCTTAGGCTATTGCTAGTCACATATTATATTTGGATGATAGTGGCTTTCACATTCCTATCATCCTTTGGGAAATGTCTTGCTATTAGGAAAATGTCATTAAGAGGGGATGTTCTATAATTAGACATGTATAATCAATTATTTTGCACTCTCAACTCAAGTTTTAGGGGGATGTTAATAGGAAAATATTAATTATCGTCCCATTATTAGAAGTATGTTAAAATTTTATGATTCTTTTGATACCGAATCAAGTTTTTAGGTGGGATGTTCTTGTGTGGGTAGAAGCTAACTTGGTGGCCCTTGAGTTGTTCACTTGTGACATCCTTAGAGATGAATGAATGAAAAAAGTTTTCCTAAACCATCCTTTGTAAATATTTACTAGGAAACAATAAAATTGTGTATTTATAATAATTTGGATCTCAAAATACACATCAAGGTGGACTGAGAAAATAATTGGGTACTGTTCGCTTTATACTAGACAAATTTTatgcttaattctaaattcaattgaatgtaaaatttattaatataattgTCCTGATATTTTGTGCCTTTGTTTCCAAGCACTAGATAAATGAATACTTCTAGTGCTTTTATCTAGAAACAAGTTATTATGCTTGCCAAATTCTCTTGAGGATCGTGGAGATACAAATTCTAACTACCAAGGACATCAGAATGCTCAAAGGATCttggatttattttttgttttaggtGCTATAAATTATACATCGAATGAAGATTTACCATAGGATATTCACCAATAATGGTAAAATCCATCCTATTTCTAGCTAAATGACCTTATGTTATAATATCAATAATAATTAATCTTCCACTTTTCTAAGAAAATGCTCATAATTCCCAAGATACATGGTACACAAAACCCCTTTGAACCTCCTTGATTCCCTCATGTTACTTTGTATCTATTCTAATTTTGTCAAATCATCAACCAAAAAACAAAGACCACTAAAAGTATGAaacaaaattcatataaaaaaatgaTCACTAGAAGAAGAAGCATCAATCTTCTAAgataaaaattatattttgaaattATATATGAAAAAATTACTATTCTATACATAAGATATTGTATATCTTTTACTAAACATGTATTACGAAACAACACATGGTTGGAAGTAATATTTCAGTCTCTTTTTTATTTGGAACTTGAAAATAATATTGCCGTGTAATTACAACGGCCTTGCAAAATGCATAAAATCCATCATAACTTTTACATTAACATAGATTGAACGAATGGAAGGAAATAAGAAGCTATGAGAAGCGAATCCATTTGGCGGTGCTGGGAACCCCGTTATTTACCACAAACAGCATATAATATCCCGGCGGTGCAGCCACAGCTCCCGGCGGGGCTGTCACAGAAGAAGAATAAACGACTTTCCCTCTTGCATTTGAAACGACCCTCGGTGTTCCAGCGGCGAGTCCAAGTAGCCTCTGGTTCATCGAATTCGTGTGTGTCGTAAACGACGGGGCGTAGGCATTGAACTGTATTGCGCTGGTAACAGAACTGGGAACAGAGAAAACAACCCTGAAAGTTGTAGCAAAGGAGATCGAAGACGAGGACAAGGACAATATCTTGGGCCCGAAGGAGTCCGTATAGACCTTATCCAAGTAATAAGGACTGTACGCCTCCAGCCGGAGCTCCGTGGGAAAGTTAGTCCCCGTGAGAACGTAGCCTCCATGCGGATTGGAGCCACCGACAATGACTCTCCCATCAGGCATCAGGTTACCAGTAGAATGGTACATTCTCGGGATAGTCGTGGCCGCCAGGGTGAAGAAGCGCTGTCCGACCGGTGCAGCAGGTCGGTAGAGATAAGGTGTCAAGACGGGGTCGGTCGCCATGTCCCAACCTGCTACGCCCTTGACCGCTCCATTGATGATGATTATTTCGCCGTTGGGGAGAATGAGCATGTCCGACATGGTTCTTGGCCCGGGCATGTCTTCCATACTCCACGAAGGATTCGGGTCCGTAATGACCATCCGTCCACAGCTACTGAGCGCGGCTGTGAAATTACCCGCACTGGCCTGAGCGAAACCGTTGTCTGGACATCCACCACAGATAAAAACTTCGACTTTGGCAAACCCATCTGAGCTGGAGAGCGGCAGCATGACGGACGACCCGGTGGACGGGTAGTTCCGTGGGCCGTCACCCGGCATTCTGGGAAACGACTTCACGACAGTATTGGTTTTGTAGTCGAGAAGAATGGAGTCCCTGTTGGCGAAGATAAAGAGGTTGCCATCGGACGAGAGGTGGAGAAACGGATAGAGATTGTTTTCTACTTGGGCGCTGGTTCGGGTCTGGAGTAGAAACGGCAGATTGAAAACTCCTTCTCCGGGAGCCTTTGGGACGAACTCGTAGTGAAACATCCGGGTGCCTCCCACTACAATAATACGGTTGTCTGGCAGGATCTGGTTGGCGGCATACCATCGGTCTGCGGCGAGCTTCGGCCCCTCAAAATTGTTCCAGTCGCAGTTACCGTCTGAGCAGGGGACGAAGTAACGGATGTCCCGCGACCCGTCACGAAACCCGCCTGTTTGCACAAGCGTCCCGTTTGCGGTAAATGCACCAGATGAGCACCAGGTGTCGGTGAAAATCATAAGCGGCCTGACCTTGTTGGTTGATATTTTGTACTCGATGGAATGCGCCGTGCAGTCATGGGTGAGGGCTGTGTCTTGCGGGTTGTCGCGGCATCGCCCGTTGTCCAGCTGGATCTGCGATGGACCGAAATTTGTTCTATCGAACATCACCACGGTGTTTTTACGCGTGGTGGTCATGTGCATGGCTGAGACGCCACCATTTTCCACAAGAAGCATCCATCTTCCTGGCTTCACAGCCAGTTGGGCCTCTGCATCCCATGGCCATAAGCTCAACAACAATGAAACCAGACACAAAACTTTCAACACCATTTTTTACTTCGAACTCTTCT is a genomic window of Cryptomeria japonica chromosome 7, Sugi_1.0, whole genome shotgun sequence containing:
- the LOC131033977 gene encoding aldehyde oxidase GLOX-like, which encodes MVLKVLCLVSLLLSLWPWDAEAQLAVKPGRWMLLVENGGVSAMHMTTTRKNTVVMFDRTNFGPSQIQLDNGRCRDNPQDTALTHDCTAHSIEYKISTNKVRPLMIFTDTWCSSGAFTANGTLVQTGGFRDGSRDIRYFVPCSDGNCDWNNFEGPKLAADRWYAANQILPDNRIIVVGGTRMFHYEFVPKAPGEGVFNLPFLLQTRTSAQVENNLYPFLHLSSDGNLFIFANRDSILLDYKTNTVVKSFPRMPGDGPRNYPSTGSSVMLPLSSSDGFAKVEVFICGGCPDNGFAQASAGNFTAALSSCGRMVITDPNPSWSMEDMPGPRTMSDMLILPNGEIIIINGAVKGVAGWDMATDPVLTPYLYRPAAPVGQRFFTLAATTIPRMYHSTGNLMPDGRVIVGGSNPHGGYVLTGTNFPTELRLEAYSPYYLDKVYTDSFGPKILSLSSSSISFATTFRVVFSVPSSVTSAIQFNAYAPSFTTHTNSMNQRLLGLAAGTPRVVSNARGKVVYSSSVTAPPGAVAAPPGYYMLFVVNNGVPSTAKWIRFS